One window of the Entelurus aequoreus isolate RoL-2023_Sb linkage group LG18, RoL_Eaeq_v1.1, whole genome shotgun sequence genome contains the following:
- the LOC133633735 gene encoding delta-like protein A isoform X2 has product MMYLLKMLLGLAVASMLLSQGLCSGVFELKLQEFLNKKGVQGNKNCCGRGSPASSFQQCECQTFFRVCLKHYQPNASPEPPCTYGGAVTPVLGSNSFQVPDVVPESSFSNPIRINFGFTWPGTFSLIIEALHTDQRDDLSTDRVISTMTTQRHLTVGEDWSQDLHTAGRTELKYSYRFVCDEHYYGDGCSVFCRPRDDAFGHFTCGERGEITCDAGWKGQYCTEPICLPGCDDEHGFCEKPGECKCRVGFKGRYCDECIRYPGCLHGTCQQPWQCNCQEGWGGLFCNQDLNYCTHHKPCMNGATCSNTGQGSYTCSCRPGFTGASCEVHVNECTGNPCRNGGSCADLENTYTCTCPHGFYGNNCELSAMTCADGPCSNGGRCSDNPEGGYFCQCPTGYAGFNCEKKIDHCTSSPCSNGARCVDLVNSYLCQCPDGFTGMNCDHTGDECSMYPCQNGATCEEGVNGYTCTCPPGYTGRNCSSPISRCEHNPCHNGATCHERNNRYVCACVPGYGGRNCQFLLPEHAAIRGSEVPWMAVGSGVALVLLLLAGCAVLVGFFRSKSQRDGPVEVVGDGETINNITNNCQRGDWDLGISVVPTPGVKNINKKMDLCSSDPDEGTSPDRRSYKSRQPPADYNLVQEVNHEQAAKDAMLEASSSDSFEFEEKHSKRLKCDASEKSSPETSACADNKYKSVFVMSEEKDECIIATEV; this is encoded by the exons atgATGTATTTATTGAAGATGCTGCTGGGCCTGGCTGTGGCGTCCATGTTGTTGAGTCAG GGTTTGTGCTCGGGTGTGTTCGAGTTGAAGCTGCAGGAGTTCCTCAACAAGAAGGGCGTGCAGGGCAACAAGAACTGCTGCGGGCGGGGGTCACCCGCGTCCTCCTTCCAGCAGTGCGAGTGTCAGACCTTCTTCCGGGTGTGCCTCAAGCACTACCAGCCCAACGCCTCCCCGGAGCCCCCCTGCACGTACGGGGGCGCCGTCACCCCCGTGCTGGGCTCCAACTCCTTTCAGGTCCCCGACGTGGTGCCGGAGAGCTCCTTCAGCAACCCCATCAGGATCAACTTCGGCTTCACGTGGCCG GGGACCTTCTCGCTCATCATCGAAGCTCTGCACACGGACCAGAGAGACGACCTGTCCACAG ACCGGGTGATCAGCACCATGACCACGCAGAGGCACCTGACGGTGGGGGAGGACTGGTCCCAGGACCTCCACACGGCGGGCAGGACCGAGCTCAAGTACTCGTATCGGTTCGTGTGCGACGAGCACTACTACGGGGACGGCTGCTCCGTCTTCTGCCGGCCCAGAGACGACGCCTTCGGACACTTCACCTGCGGCGAGCGCGGGGAGATCACCTGCGACGCCGGATGGAAGGGACAGTACTGCACCGAAC CCATCTGCCTGCCGGGCTGCGACGACGAGCACGGCTTCTGTGAGAAACCCGGAGAGTGCAA GTGCCGCGTGGGCTTCAAGGGGCGCTACTGCGACGAGTGCATCCGCTACCCGGGCTGCCTCCACGGCACCTGCCAGCAGCCCTGGCAGTGCAACTGTCAGGAGGGCTGGGGGGGGCTGTTCTGCAACCAAG ACCTCAACTACTGTACTCACCACAAGCCGTGCATGAATGGCGCCACCTGTAGCAACACGGGTCAGGGCAGCTACACCTGCTCCTGCAGGCCCGGTTTCACCGGCGCCAGCTGCGAGGTCCATGTCAACGAATGCACCGGAAACCCGTGCCGAAACGGCGGGAGCTGCGCC GACCTGGAGAACACCTACACCTGCACGTGTCCTCATGGTTTCTACGGCAACAACTGTGAACTGAGCGCAATGACGTGCGCAGACGGTCCGTGTTCCAACGGCGGCCGCTGCAGTGACAACCCCGAGGGTGGTTACTTCTGCCAGTGCCCCACCGGCTACGCAGGCTTCAACTGCGAGAAGAAGATCGACCACTGCACCTCCAGTCCTTGCTCAAACG GTGCTCGTTGCGTGGACCTGGTCAACTCGTACCTGTGCCAGTGTCCCGACGGCTTCACGGGCATGAACTGCGACCACACCGGCGACGAGTGCTCCATGTACCCTTGCCAGAATGGCGCCACCTGCGAGGAAGGAGTCAACGGCTACACCTGTACTTGCCCGCCGGGATACACGGGTCGCAACTGCAGCTCGCCCATCAGCCGCTGCGAGCACAACCCGTGCCACAACGGCGCCACCTGCCATGAGAGGAACAACCGCTATGTCTGCGCTTGCGTCCCGGGCTACGGAGGACGGAACTGCCAGTTCCTGCTACCGGAACACGCCGCCATCCGCGGCTCTGAGGTACCTTGGATGGCCGTGGGCTCCGGCGTGGCCCTGGTGCTTCTGCTGCTGGCGGGATGCGCCGTGCTCGTCGGGTTCTTCCGATCCAAATCGCAGCGCGATGGTCCGGTAGAAGTTGTCGGCGATGGGGAGACGATCAACAACATCACCAACAATTGTCAACGGGGCGACTGGGACCTAGGGATCAGCGTCGTGCCAACGCCAGGCGTCAAAAACATCAACAAGAAGATGGACTTGTGCAGTAGTGACCCAGACGAGGGAACTTCCCCCGACAGGAGGAGCTACAAGAGCCGGCAACCGCCAGCCGACTACAACCTGGTACAGGAGGTCAACCATGAGCAGGCCGCCAAGGACGCCATGTTGGAGGCCTCCTCCTCGGACTCCTTTGAGTTTGAGGAGAAACACAGCAAGCGTTTAAAATG CGACGCATCGGAAAAGAGTAGCCCAGAAACGTCCGCATGTGCGGACAACAAGTACAAATCTGTGTTTGTCATGTCGGAGGAGAAGGACGAATGTATTATTGCAACTGAG GTGTAA
- the LOC133633735 gene encoding delta-like protein A isoform X1 — MMYLLKMLLGLAVASMLLSQGLCSGVFELKLQEFLNKKGVQGNKNCCGRGSPASSFQQCECQTFFRVCLKHYQPNASPEPPCTYGGAVTPVLGSNSFQVPDVVPESSFSNPIRINFGFTWPGTFSLIIEALHTDQRDDLSTENPDRVISTMTTQRHLTVGEDWSQDLHTAGRTELKYSYRFVCDEHYYGDGCSVFCRPRDDAFGHFTCGERGEITCDAGWKGQYCTEPICLPGCDDEHGFCEKPGECKCRVGFKGRYCDECIRYPGCLHGTCQQPWQCNCQEGWGGLFCNQDLNYCTHHKPCMNGATCSNTGQGSYTCSCRPGFTGASCEVHVNECTGNPCRNGGSCADLENTYTCTCPHGFYGNNCELSAMTCADGPCSNGGRCSDNPEGGYFCQCPTGYAGFNCEKKIDHCTSSPCSNGARCVDLVNSYLCQCPDGFTGMNCDHTGDECSMYPCQNGATCEEGVNGYTCTCPPGYTGRNCSSPISRCEHNPCHNGATCHERNNRYVCACVPGYGGRNCQFLLPEHAAIRGSEVPWMAVGSGVALVLLLLAGCAVLVGFFRSKSQRDGPVEVVGDGETINNITNNCQRGDWDLGISVVPTPGVKNINKKMDLCSSDPDEGTSPDRRSYKSRQPPADYNLVQEVNHEQAAKDAMLEASSSDSFEFEEKHSKRLKCDASEKSSPETSACADNKYKSVFVMSEEKDECIIATEV, encoded by the exons atgATGTATTTATTGAAGATGCTGCTGGGCCTGGCTGTGGCGTCCATGTTGTTGAGTCAG GGTTTGTGCTCGGGTGTGTTCGAGTTGAAGCTGCAGGAGTTCCTCAACAAGAAGGGCGTGCAGGGCAACAAGAACTGCTGCGGGCGGGGGTCACCCGCGTCCTCCTTCCAGCAGTGCGAGTGTCAGACCTTCTTCCGGGTGTGCCTCAAGCACTACCAGCCCAACGCCTCCCCGGAGCCCCCCTGCACGTACGGGGGCGCCGTCACCCCCGTGCTGGGCTCCAACTCCTTTCAGGTCCCCGACGTGGTGCCGGAGAGCTCCTTCAGCAACCCCATCAGGATCAACTTCGGCTTCACGTGGCCG GGGACCTTCTCGCTCATCATCGAAGCTCTGCACACGGACCAGAGAGACGACCTGTCCACAG AGAACCCAGACCGGGTGATCAGCACCATGACCACGCAGAGGCACCTGACGGTGGGGGAGGACTGGTCCCAGGACCTCCACACGGCGGGCAGGACCGAGCTCAAGTACTCGTATCGGTTCGTGTGCGACGAGCACTACTACGGGGACGGCTGCTCCGTCTTCTGCCGGCCCAGAGACGACGCCTTCGGACACTTCACCTGCGGCGAGCGCGGGGAGATCACCTGCGACGCCGGATGGAAGGGACAGTACTGCACCGAAC CCATCTGCCTGCCGGGCTGCGACGACGAGCACGGCTTCTGTGAGAAACCCGGAGAGTGCAA GTGCCGCGTGGGCTTCAAGGGGCGCTACTGCGACGAGTGCATCCGCTACCCGGGCTGCCTCCACGGCACCTGCCAGCAGCCCTGGCAGTGCAACTGTCAGGAGGGCTGGGGGGGGCTGTTCTGCAACCAAG ACCTCAACTACTGTACTCACCACAAGCCGTGCATGAATGGCGCCACCTGTAGCAACACGGGTCAGGGCAGCTACACCTGCTCCTGCAGGCCCGGTTTCACCGGCGCCAGCTGCGAGGTCCATGTCAACGAATGCACCGGAAACCCGTGCCGAAACGGCGGGAGCTGCGCC GACCTGGAGAACACCTACACCTGCACGTGTCCTCATGGTTTCTACGGCAACAACTGTGAACTGAGCGCAATGACGTGCGCAGACGGTCCGTGTTCCAACGGCGGCCGCTGCAGTGACAACCCCGAGGGTGGTTACTTCTGCCAGTGCCCCACCGGCTACGCAGGCTTCAACTGCGAGAAGAAGATCGACCACTGCACCTCCAGTCCTTGCTCAAACG GTGCTCGTTGCGTGGACCTGGTCAACTCGTACCTGTGCCAGTGTCCCGACGGCTTCACGGGCATGAACTGCGACCACACCGGCGACGAGTGCTCCATGTACCCTTGCCAGAATGGCGCCACCTGCGAGGAAGGAGTCAACGGCTACACCTGTACTTGCCCGCCGGGATACACGGGTCGCAACTGCAGCTCGCCCATCAGCCGCTGCGAGCACAACCCGTGCCACAACGGCGCCACCTGCCATGAGAGGAACAACCGCTATGTCTGCGCTTGCGTCCCGGGCTACGGAGGACGGAACTGCCAGTTCCTGCTACCGGAACACGCCGCCATCCGCGGCTCTGAGGTACCTTGGATGGCCGTGGGCTCCGGCGTGGCCCTGGTGCTTCTGCTGCTGGCGGGATGCGCCGTGCTCGTCGGGTTCTTCCGATCCAAATCGCAGCGCGATGGTCCGGTAGAAGTTGTCGGCGATGGGGAGACGATCAACAACATCACCAACAATTGTCAACGGGGCGACTGGGACCTAGGGATCAGCGTCGTGCCAACGCCAGGCGTCAAAAACATCAACAAGAAGATGGACTTGTGCAGTAGTGACCCAGACGAGGGAACTTCCCCCGACAGGAGGAGCTACAAGAGCCGGCAACCGCCAGCCGACTACAACCTGGTACAGGAGGTCAACCATGAGCAGGCCGCCAAGGACGCCATGTTGGAGGCCTCCTCCTCGGACTCCTTTGAGTTTGAGGAGAAACACAGCAAGCGTTTAAAATG CGACGCATCGGAAAAGAGTAGCCCAGAAACGTCCGCATGTGCGGACAACAAGTACAAATCTGTGTTTGTCATGTCGGAGGAGAAGGACGAATGTATTATTGCAACTGAG GTGTAA